In one window of Labilibaculum sp. DW002 DNA:
- the dut gene encoding dUTP diphosphatase codes for MKVKIVNKSKHDLPKYSTELSAGMDLRANLDESIVLKSLERRIIPTGLFIELPAGFEAQIRPRSGMAFKEGITVLNSPGTIDADYRGEIGVILANLSNNDVEIKDGDRVCQMVVAAHETVNWEPVEDLEASERGAGGFGHTGKA; via the coding sequence ATGAAAGTAAAAATCGTTAACAAATCGAAACACGATCTACCAAAATACAGTACTGAATTATCTGCTGGAATGGATCTTAGAGCAAACCTAGATGAGTCAATTGTATTAAAATCTTTAGAGCGTAGAATTATTCCAACAGGTTTATTTATTGAATTACCAGCTGGTTTCGAAGCGCAAATTCGCCCTCGTTCAGGCATGGCTTTTAAAGAAGGAATTACAGTTTTAAACAGTCCAGGTACGATTGATGCTGATTATCGAGGCGAAATAGGTGTTATTTTAGCAAATCTTTCAAATAATGATGTTGAAATTAAAGATGGCGATCGAGTTTGTCAAATGGTGGTAGCAGCTCACGAAACTGTGAATTGGGAACCTGTTGAAGACCTAGAGGCATCAGAACGCGGAGCAGGTGGTTTTGGACATACCGGTAAGGCTTAA
- a CDS encoding lipopolysaccharide biosynthesis protein, translating into MNPLKKLAGETVIYGLSSILGRLLNWLLVPLYTNVFFPEEYGVVTNLMSYVAIFLVILTYGMETGYFRFVSKEKDSSIVFSTGFISLLATTGLFWLLIFTFLSPLAGHLNASENKEFVVLLALTLGFDAITALPFAKLRQENRAMRYAGLKLINIFSNLGINLFFLLLCPWIHENYASIPITKIWNPDFGIGYIFVAFFVSSLLNLVLLLPDFYRIKLRFDGKLLRKVLKFSAPILVVSICGMLNINLDKLAMPELIPADQNPMYQTGIYGANYKLAVIMTLFIQAFRYAFEPFFFAQAKESNSKQVYAGVLKYFVIFGLLIFLGVMFYLDIVKILIDSSYHEGLGIVPFVLLANLFFGIFFSLSLWYKLTDKTRYGAYIAIVGSVITIVLNIVLVPRIGYYGAAYAVLACFVTMTVVSYILGQKHYPVPYDLKRILFYMTFAMMLFWVSTCIEMDNQWLKMAAKTPLLVLFLLVLIQTEKLWLPLGRLLGINRKLN; encoded by the coding sequence TTGAATCCATTAAAGAAGCTTGCTGGCGAAACAGTTATTTATGGTCTTAGTTCCATCTTAGGAAGATTACTTAACTGGTTACTGGTACCACTATACACCAATGTGTTTTTTCCAGAAGAATACGGAGTTGTTACTAATTTAATGTCATACGTTGCCATTTTTCTGGTTATACTTACATATGGAATGGAGACAGGATATTTCCGATTTGTTAGTAAAGAGAAGGATTCATCGATTGTATTTTCTACTGGTTTTATTTCGTTGTTAGCAACAACAGGTTTATTCTGGTTACTGATTTTTACTTTTCTAAGTCCTTTAGCAGGACATTTAAATGCCAGCGAAAACAAAGAATTTGTTGTTTTATTGGCTTTAACTTTGGGTTTTGATGCCATTACCGCCTTACCATTTGCCAAATTACGACAAGAAAATAGGGCGATGCGATATGCTGGACTAAAATTAATTAACATCTTCTCCAATCTTGGTATTAATCTATTTTTCTTATTGTTATGTCCTTGGATTCATGAAAATTACGCTTCTATCCCAATAACTAAAATCTGGAATCCCGATTTTGGCATTGGTTATATATTTGTAGCATTTTTTGTTTCAAGTTTGTTGAATTTAGTATTGTTACTTCCTGATTTCTATCGAATTAAGCTTAGGTTTGATGGCAAGTTGTTACGGAAAGTATTAAAGTTTTCTGCTCCTATATTGGTCGTAAGTATTTGTGGAATGCTAAATATCAATTTGGATAAATTGGCTATGCCTGAATTGATTCCAGCAGATCAAAATCCAATGTATCAAACGGGCATCTATGGTGCGAATTACAAGTTAGCCGTTATCATGACTCTTTTTATTCAGGCTTTTAGATATGCTTTTGAGCCTTTCTTTTTTGCGCAAGCTAAAGAGAGTAACTCGAAACAGGTTTATGCTGGTGTATTAAAATATTTTGTGATTTTTGGTTTGCTAATTTTCCTAGGAGTAATGTTCTATTTGGATATCGTAAAAATATTAATCGACTCGTCCTATCATGAAGGGCTTGGAATTGTTCCATTTGTATTACTTGCCAACTTGTTCTTTGGAATTTTCTTCTCCTTATCTTTATGGTATAAACTAACCGATAAAACCCGATATGGAGCTTATATTGCTATTGTTGGTTCTGTTATTACAATTGTATTGAATATCGTACTTGTTCCTCGAATTGGATATTATGGAGCGGCTTATGCTGTATTGGCATGCTTCGTTACAATGACAGTTGTTTCCTATATTCTTGGACAAAAGCATTATCCAGTCCCTTATGATCTAAAAAGAATTTTATTTTACATGACATTTGCCATGATGCTTTTTTGGGTGAGTACTTGTATTGAGATGGATAATCAATGGTTGAAAATGGCTGCCAAAACACCTCTTTTAGTCCTATTTTTATTGGTGCTTATTCAAACAGAGAAGCTGTGGTTACCATTGGGCAGATTGCTTGGCATAAACAGGAAATTAAACTAA
- a CDS encoding YccF domain-containing protein, whose amino-acid sequence MSIIGNIIWIIFGGIFIFLEYIICGLLMCLTIVGIPFGLKIIQLSVLGLAPFGQRVEYNEHAGGCLSIILNIIWIFIGGLWIALTHVLFALLFAITIIGIPFAAQHIKLAGYALTPFGKSIR is encoded by the coding sequence ATGAGTATTATAGGAAATATCATTTGGATAATTTTTGGAGGAATTTTTATCTTTCTGGAATATATTATTTGTGGGTTATTAATGTGTTTAACCATAGTTGGGATACCCTTTGGGCTGAAAATCATTCAGTTATCAGTGCTTGGATTAGCCCCATTTGGACAAAGGGTTGAATACAATGAGCATGCAGGTGGTTGCCTAAGCATCATTCTAAACATCATCTGGATTTTTATTGGAGGATTGTGGATTGCCTTAACGCACGTGTTGTTTGCCTTGTTGTTTGCAATTACAATTATCGGGATTCCTTTTGCTGCGCAGCACATAAAATTAGCTGGTTATGCACTAACACCTTTTGGGAAAAGTATTCGGTAG
- a CDS encoding four helix bundle protein has translation MKSNLVKDKAYDFAVRIINLYKYLKTEKQEYVLSKQILRCGTSVGANIEEAIGGISKKDFIAKLQISYKEAREAHYWLRLLHDTDYIDKKIFDSLRLDCEEILKILSKILETSKTNLSK, from the coding sequence ATGAAATCAAATCTGGTAAAAGATAAGGCTTATGATTTTGCAGTTAGAATCATTAATTTATATAAGTATTTAAAGACTGAGAAACAGGAATATGTTTTATCGAAGCAAATATTGCGCTGTGGGACATCTGTTGGAGCGAATATCGAAGAAGCTATAGGTGGAATATCCAAAAAAGATTTTATTGCCAAATTGCAAATTTCTTATAAAGAGGCTAGAGAAGCACATTATTGGCTTAGGTTGTTACATGATACAGATTATATCGATAAAAAGATATTTGATTCGTTACGATTAGACTGTGAGGAAATTTTAAAAATTTTATCTAAAATACTAGAAACGTCCAAAACTAATTTGAGTAAATAG
- a CDS encoding ROK family protein, with amino-acid sequence MQKLAVGIDIGGTNTVFGLVDKEGNCLVQDSIFTKQFDNFDDFVKVLAEKIKSLSKKLHFKFELIGAGVGAPNANYRDNSIEEASNLPWKGKLQLGDLLKRELNIPVYVTNDANAAAVAEMIFGGAIGMKHFMVLTLGTGLGSGIVIDGELLYGYSGFAGELGHVIVRPEGRHCGCGRLGCLETYVSATGIKRTVSKLFAKHHDKSELRNLPFNKMSARRLADAAYAGDKIALESFEFTGRILGLALANVVALNNPEVIFLSGGLAKAGDLILKPTQYHMDDNLLSVLKGKTKVELSKIQGNSGLLGAAALVWKVLE; translated from the coding sequence ATGCAAAAGCTTGCTGTTGGTATAGATATTGGTGGAACGAACACGGTCTTCGGATTGGTTGACAAGGAAGGGAATTGCCTTGTTCAAGACTCCATTTTTACCAAACAGTTTGATAATTTTGATGATTTTGTAAAAGTTCTAGCCGAAAAAATAAAATCCTTATCTAAAAAGTTACACTTTAAATTTGAATTGATAGGTGCAGGAGTTGGAGCTCCAAATGCAAATTATCGCGATAATAGTATAGAAGAAGCTTCTAATCTTCCTTGGAAAGGAAAACTTCAATTGGGTGATCTCTTAAAAAGGGAATTGAATATACCAGTTTACGTCACCAATGATGCTAATGCTGCTGCTGTTGCCGAAATGATTTTTGGTGGTGCTATTGGAATGAAACATTTTATGGTTTTAACACTCGGTACAGGTCTAGGATCTGGGATTGTTATTGATGGTGAATTGCTATATGGATATTCTGGCTTTGCAGGTGAATTGGGGCACGTAATTGTTCGCCCAGAAGGTCGTCATTGTGGTTGCGGACGATTGGGTTGTTTGGAGACCTACGTTTCTGCTACAGGGATTAAAAGAACAGTTAGCAAACTTTTTGCTAAACATCATGATAAAAGCGAATTGCGTAACCTTCCTTTTAATAAAATGAGTGCTAGGCGCCTAGCTGATGCTGCTTATGCTGGTGATAAAATTGCATTGGAGTCTTTTGAATTTACTGGAAGAATTTTAGGTTTAGCTTTGGCAAATGTTGTTGCTCTAAATAATCCTGAAGTTATATTTCTTTCAGGTGGCTTGGCAAAGGCTGGAGATTTAATTCTAAAACCTACCCAGTATCATATGGATGATAATTTACTTTCTGTTTTAAAGGGTAAAACCAAAGTTGAGCTAAGTAAAATACAAGGGAATTCGGGATTATTGGGTGCTGCAGCTTTGGTATGGAAAGTTCTTGAATAA
- a CDS encoding HlyD family secretion protein yields MDNIELRSDEVKEILQRMPNWIIRSGTTMFFLIILLIVVGSWFFRYPDIIHSKLVLTTLNPPAELIARSSGQIQNLYVADNQEVKKGELLAIIENPAVNDDVFVLKSKMEEFHEHLTGVDGIKSKLLEGDFRLGQIQSYYNGFLKSYVDYQRFFDLDYYDRKIASYRDKISKYNLYYDRQYQQKVISESELEIAKKQFIRDSSLFVRGVISQSDFQNARKKYLEQSYAFHGSRSSLASTQISISEVNQQIIDLELNKENERKELQNLLIQSFDNLKAQINIWEQKYVLTTPIDGKVSFNRFYSSNQNVKTGERVFTVLPSDSAKIVARVELGVQGAGKVKIGQRVNIKLDNYPYLEYGMLEGTIRSISKVPEDQKYSLDVDFPNGLVTNYDIELEFAQQIEGQAEIITEDFRLLQRIFNPIRALLKERL; encoded by the coding sequence ATGGATAATATTGAATTACGATCAGATGAAGTAAAGGAAATACTGCAAAGAATGCCGAATTGGATCATTCGTAGTGGCACAACTATGTTCTTTCTGATCATTTTATTAATTGTTGTGGGCAGTTGGTTTTTCCGTTATCCGGATATAATACATTCCAAATTGGTGCTGACAACCCTGAATCCACCTGCCGAATTGATTGCTCGATCATCCGGGCAGATTCAAAATCTGTATGTTGCAGATAATCAAGAGGTGAAAAAGGGAGAGCTGCTAGCCATTATAGAAAATCCAGCTGTTAATGATGATGTTTTTGTTTTAAAATCAAAAATGGAAGAATTTCATGAGCATCTTACTGGTGTGGATGGAATTAAGTCCAAATTGTTAGAAGGTGATTTTCGTTTGGGACAAATTCAATCGTACTACAATGGTTTTTTAAAGTCATATGTTGACTATCAACGTTTTTTTGATTTAGACTATTACGATCGCAAAATTGCTTCTTATCGAGATAAGATCAGTAAATACAATTTGTATTACGATCGGCAGTACCAACAAAAAGTTATTTCTGAAAGTGAATTGGAAATAGCTAAAAAGCAATTTATTCGTGATTCATCTTTGTTTGTTAGGGGTGTTATTTCCCAGTCTGACTTTCAAAATGCTCGTAAGAAATATCTAGAGCAAAGTTATGCATTCCATGGTTCTCGCTCTTCGCTGGCCTCTACTCAGATTAGCATTTCTGAGGTCAATCAGCAAATCATAGATTTGGAATTGAATAAAGAAAATGAAAGAAAGGAATTACAGAATCTACTCATTCAATCCTTCGATAATTTAAAGGCTCAGATTAATATTTGGGAACAAAAATATGTGCTCACAACACCTATTGATGGTAAGGTTAGTTTTAACCGTTTTTACAGCTCCAATCAAAATGTAAAGACGGGAGAGAGGGTTTTTACTGTTTTGCCTTCAGATTCTGCCAAAATAGTTGCTAGGGTTGAATTAGGAGTACAAGGAGCTGGTAAGGTTAAAATCGGGCAAAGGGTGAATATAAAATTAGATAATTATCCTTATCTTGAATATGGCATGTTGGAAGGAACCATAAGATCTATTTCAAAAGTTCCAGAAGACCAGAAATATAGTTTGGACGTTGATTTTCCTAATGGTTTGGTAACAAACTACGATATTGAGCTCGAATTTGCTCAGCAAATTGAGGGGCAAGCAGAAATTATAACAGAAGATTTTAGATTGCTTCAACGTATTTTTAATCCAATTAGAGCGCTTTTAAAAGAACGTTTATAG
- a CDS encoding DUF3187 family protein produces MRALQLLFYFLFLIPINSLLAQKAVRPFQTHNQSPVVHFFGLPTNPGGIVLEKGEFYIGNYFNIANNATSAKKKGEAIYLDGEMYRNELQFSYGFLSKLELGISIPMVRHSTGVMDSFISDWHETFNLPEKSRRIMPTYNLNYFFLENESFVFNMNESKLSVGDISVSLCTPIFGGKNHKLALRSFLKLATGKKETLVGSGTNDFGVQLTGTIKPIIERGQFAWFYSLGYLRVGTGAVLDYKISRNVSFGSIGFSHNLNNKWFLKSQFDFHTSFYKDSETKQLGYASGQLVLGLDYLLTEKLVLTGAFIEDIIVNTAPDFTLQFGVSYHFK; encoded by the coding sequence ATGAGAGCGTTACAACTACTATTTTACTTCCTTTTTTTAATTCCCATAAATTCTTTATTGGCACAAAAGGCGGTAAGGCCTTTTCAAACTCACAATCAAAGTCCTGTTGTTCATTTTTTTGGATTGCCAACTAATCCTGGAGGAATTGTTTTAGAGAAAGGGGAATTTTATATTGGCAATTATTTTAATATTGCCAACAATGCAACGAGTGCAAAAAAGAAAGGTGAGGCCATATACTTAGATGGTGAAATGTATAGAAATGAGCTCCAGTTTTCCTACGGATTTTTATCTAAATTGGAGTTGGGTATTTCCATTCCAATGGTTAGACACTCTACAGGAGTAATGGATTCTTTTATAAGTGATTGGCACGAAACCTTTAACTTACCTGAAAAATCTCGAAGGATTATGCCAACTTATAACCTAAATTATTTTTTTTTAGAAAACGAAAGTTTCGTTTTTAATATGAATGAAAGTAAATTAAGTGTTGGCGATATTTCTGTTTCATTATGTACACCGATTTTTGGAGGGAAAAATCATAAGTTAGCTTTACGCTCTTTTCTTAAATTAGCAACTGGAAAAAAAGAAACTCTGGTTGGAAGTGGAACGAATGATTTTGGTGTTCAGTTAACGGGTACTATTAAACCTATTATTGAAAGAGGACAGTTTGCTTGGTTTTATTCTTTGGGCTATTTAAGAGTTGGTACAGGTGCTGTTTTGGACTATAAAATTTCCAGAAACGTGAGTTTTGGAAGCATTGGTTTCTCTCACAACTTAAACAATAAATGGTTTCTTAAATCGCAATTCGATTTCCATACTAGTTTTTACAAAGATTCCGAAACTAAGCAGTTAGGATATGCTTCAGGGCAATTGGTATTAGGCTTGGATTATTTGTTGACTGAAAAATTAGTATTGACAGGTGCATTTATAGAAGATATAATCGTAAACACTGCGCCAGATTTCACATTGCAATTCGGTGTGTCTTATCATTTTAAATAG